In the Longimicrobiaceae bacterium genome, CCCACGATGGCGATGGGCTCGGTGCGGGCCTGCTCCAGCGAGGCCAGCCGCGCGCGCGCCGTCCTGAGCTCCAGGTAGGCGCGCTCCAGCATGGCGCGGGCGTCCGGGCGCTGCGGGGTGTCGCTCATGGTCAGTCGCCGTTCTCCAGTTCGCCCGCGAGCAGCGCCAGGAGCTGGTCGTCGGACAGGTTGCCGAGGTCGTCCACCGCGGGCTCCACGCCGGGCGCGGGGCCGCCGTCACGCGGCTCCCCGGCGCCGGGGAGCCCCTCCGCCAGGAAGCGGGCGAGGGAGTGCACGGTGGGGTAGTTGAACACGGTGGAGGTGGGGAGAGTCCGCCCCAGCGCCGCCTGCAGCCGCCCCCGCAGCTCCACCGCCATGAGGGAGTCCATCCCCTGGTCGAAGAAGCCCTGCCGCGGGTCGGGGAGCTCGCCGCCGAGCCCCAGGACGCGGGCCACCTCGGCGGCCACGTGCGCCTCCAGCATCTCCGTCCGCTCGCCCGGTCCCGCGG is a window encoding:
- a CDS encoding acyl carrier protein, which codes for AGPGERTEMLEAHVAAEVARVLGLGGELPDPRQGFFDQGMDSLMAVELRGRLQAALGRTLPTSTVFNYPTVHSLARFLAEGLPGAGEPRDGGPAPGVEPAVDDLGNLSDDQLLALLAGELENGD